A single genomic interval of Armigeres subalbatus isolate Guangzhou_Male chromosome 1, GZ_Asu_2, whole genome shotgun sequence harbors:
- the LOC134206093 gene encoding uncharacterized protein K02A2.6-like, with the protein MCPKTRINYIDEVHQASQEATSVEPSDQKTESFSVISYKDALVSCRIGTSTIEFLIDSGSDVNVIGGRDWEQLKQLPCFTVHAYATAEPMVIQQRFSAKIETVGFSKPSVWANFVVVPEGRRSLLGRRTAGEMKLLKIGTSVNACEESEPQSPFPKMPGVKVRFCIDKTIPPVRNAYYNVPAAFREAARKRLQDMEAKDIIEKVSTAPEWISGMSAVAKGKGDFRLVVNMRAANKAIKREYFRLPPINEMKTKLHGARYFSKLDLSNAYYHLELEKGSRDLTTFLSEYGMYRFKRLMFGVNCAPEIFQREMTRILKDFPNVIIYIDDILIFAETLPELRKTVADVMQVLRANNLTINPEKCEFDQSSVTFLGHKLDEQGFHIDEAKTKLILEFRRPATASELRSFLGLASFLSPHIRNFADLTRPLWTVAAKNSWEWGAPQTTAFEAVKEAIAKCTVTLGYFCEMDRTILYTDASPIALGAVLVQVDSKGTHRIISFASKALTPTERRYAQNQREALGAVWGVEHFAYFLLGRHFTLRVDSKGISFILSRSREDSKRVLTRADGWALRLSPYNYEVEHVKGSDNIADPPSRLYTGSDGPFDEDCSPWEIARLEANPVRFLTEDEIREATAQDDILSQVMTAVNSGEWSNQLNRYRLVASDLYVSNGLIVKNGCIVIPKGLREKTLEVAHSGHPLSAKFKSILRERVWWPGMPSDAENWVKACSVCATNGKPEKPTPMQRTLAPKTVWEAIAVDFNGPYSKFGGIYIFVLVDYRSRYIIARPVKSTSFEYTKLIFDEVFDREGFPQTIKSDNGPPFNGEEYRVYCSKRGIVNKYSTPLFLNKRLSRNGSTGGGDARKKSQKGLPLLKRVNVHHDEELLNKRDREAKLRGKKTEDSRRSARKCRVKPGDVVIVERQMRAKGDSRFDSKRYTVIEETNGSLLLVDEDGSTLKRHVTQTKKYTSGPKIERDRWKEVILTTQ; encoded by the exons ATGTGCCCCAAAACGCGCATTAACTACATCGACGAAGTCCATCAAGCATCACAGGAAGCTACATCGGTCGAGCCCAGCGATCAGAAAACAGAG TCCTTTAGCGTAATTTCCTATAAGGATGCTTTGGTAAGCTGTCGCATAGGTACCTCGACGATAGAGTTCTTAATTGACTCGGGATCCGACGTCAATGTTATTGGTGGCCGCGATTGGGAACAATTGAA ACAATTGCCCTGCTTTACAGTTCATGCTTATGCTACTGCCGAGCCAATGGTAATTCAGCAGCGCTTCAGTGCGAAGATTGAAACGGTGGGATTCTCTAAACCTTCCGTGTGGGCCAATTTTGTAGTAGTACCCGAAGGACGTCGATCGTTGCTAGGCCGGAGAACTGCAGGCGaaatgaaattattgaaaattggaacaAGCGTAAACGCATGTGAAGAATCAGAACCACAGTCACCATTTCCGAAGATGCCGGGAGTGAAGGTTCGATTTTGTATCGATAAGACGATTCCCCCTGTAAGGAACGCTTATTATAACGTTCCAGCAGCGTTCAGAGAAGCTGCAAGGAAACGGTTACAGGACATGGAAGCGAAGGACATTATCGAAAAAGTGTCAACCGCCCCTGAATGGATCAGCGGGATGTCCGCCGTGGCGAAGGGTAAAGGAGATTTTCGATTAGTAGTCAATATGCGGGCTGCTAATAAAGCTATTAAACGAGAGTATTTCCGGCTCCCTCCGATCAACGaaatgaaaactaagctgcACGGTGCTAGGTATTTTTCTAAGCTCGACCTGTCGAACGCGTACTACCACCTGGAGTTAGAAAAAGGATCCAGAGATCTAACGACCTTTTTGTCGGAGTACGGTATGTACCGCTTCAAAAGACTAATGTTCGGTGTCAACTGCGCACCGGAGATTTTTCAGCGCGAGATGACCAGAATCCTCAAGGATTTCCCAAACGTCATCATCTACATAGATGATATCTTGATTTTCGCTGAAACTCTGCCTGAACTTAGGAAAACCGTAGCGGATGTGATGCAAGTTTTAAGAGCGAACAATTTGACGATAAATCCAGAAAAGTGTGAATTCGACCAAAGCTCGGTAACATTCCTTGGACATAAACTTGATGAGCAGGGATTTCATATCGATGAGGCGAAGACAAAGCTCATACTCGAATTCCGACGACCAGCAACAGCATCGGAATTACGCAGTTTCTTAGGCTTGGCCTCGTTCTTAAGCCCTCATATCAGGAATTTTGCTGACCTGACAAGACCTTTGTGGACGGTTGCAGCTAAAAATAGTTGGGAATGGGGCGCACCTCAAACAACAGCTTTCGAAGCAGTGAAGGAAGCAATCGCGAAATGCACTGTAACTCTAGGATACTTCTGTGAAATGGACAGAACTATTCTCTACACGGACGCGTCACCGATCGCACTTGGTGCGGTTCTGGTACAG GTCGATAGTAAGGGTACTCATCGCATCATCAGTTTCGCCTCGAAGGCCTTAACCCCCACAGAGAGACGATATGCTCAGAACCAGCGGGAGGCGCTAGGCGCGGTATGGGGTGTTGAGCACTTTGCCTACTTCTTGTTGGGGAGGCACTTTACGTTGCGTGTCGATTCAAAGGGCATATCGTTTATACTCAGTCGCTCACGGGAAGACTCAAAAAGAGTGCTCACCAGAGCTGACGGTTGGGCGTTACGATTAAGCCCCTACAATTACGAGGTCGAGCATGTGAAGGGTAGTGATAACATTGCGGATCCGCCGTCTCGCCTATATACCGGAAGTGATGGGCCATTCGACGAAGATTGCAGCCCGTGGGAGATCGCTAGGTTAGAAGCAAATCCGGTAAGGTTCCTGACTGAGGACGAAATTCGCGAAGCCACTGCTCAAGACGACATACTCTCCCAAGTGATGACGGCAGTAAATTCAGGAGAGTGGTCTAATCAATTAAATAGGTATCGGCTGGTAGCTTCGGACCTCTACGTCTCCAACGGGTTGATCGTTAAAAACGGTTGCATCGTCATTCCAAAAGGACTACGGGAAAAAACACTGGAAGTGGCTCACAGCGGACACCCTTTGTCTGCAAAATTTAAAAGCATCCTGAGAGAACGCGTGTGGTGGCCTGGCATGCCAAGCGATGCAGAAAATTGGGTCAAAGCATGCAGCGTCTGCGCCACAAACGGAAAACCGGAGAAGCCTACTCCTATGCAACGCACTCTAGCTCCTAAGACGGTCTGGGAGGCTATCGCGGTAGACTTCAACGGTCCATATTCCAAATTCGGTGGCATCTATATTTTTGTTCTAGTGGATTACAGGTCGAGGTATATTATTGCTCGCCCAGTGAAATCGACAAGTTTCGAATACACGAAGTTGATTTTTGACGAAGTTTTTGACAGGGAAGGGTTTCCGCAGACAATTAAGAGCGACAACGGGCCGCCCTTCAACGGGGAGGAATATAGGGTATACTGCTCCAAACGGGGAATTGTGAACAAGTATTCCACACCCTTGTTCCTCAACAAACGGCTTAGCCGAAAC GGTTCCACCGGAGGAGGTGATGCTAGGAAGAAAAGTCAGAAGGGACTGCCACTTTTAAAACGAGTCAATGTTCACCACGACGAAGAATTGCTGAACAAACGCGACCGGGAAGCCAAGCTTAGAGGTAAGAAAACAGAAGACAGTCGACGATCAGCTCGAAAATGTCGGGTGAAGCCAGGCGATGTTGTAATTGTTGAACGTCAAATGCGCGCAAAAGGGGACTCAAGATTCGATTCGAAACGCTATACAGTAATCGAGGAAACAAATGGTAGTTTATTGCTGGTTGACGAAGACGGAAGTACGTTAAAACGCCACGTGACTCAAACCAAAAAGTACACGAGTGGACCAAAAATCGAAAGAGATCGCTGGAAGGAGGTAATACTGACTACGCAATGA